In Puntigrus tetrazona isolate hp1 chromosome 18, ASM1883169v1, whole genome shotgun sequence, one genomic interval encodes:
- the bcl2l10 gene encoding bcl-2-like protein 10 encodes MRSDCCLRNCRWRAQSDIAGRKMSCWLREQTLLLAEDYISFCSGIQQTPPSESAEAMRYLAKEMEQQHRTKFRSLSQEFLDTCGSDPSKCLQRVMRELVGDGKLNWGRVVSIFTFTGVLASELLSRGEKSECPRRLAETIADYLGGEKQDWLVENGGWEGFCRFFHNARQLNQESSMKTALFAAAGVGLAGLTFLLVR; translated from the exons ATGAGATCTGACTGCTGTTTGCGCAACTGTCGGTGGAGAGCGCAGTCTGACATCGCTGGGAGG AAAATGTCCTGTTGGTTGAGGGAACAGACTTTGTTGCTGGCAGAAGATTACATCAGCTTCTGCAGCGGAATCCAACAGACGCCTCCCAGCGAGTCAGCAGAGGCCATGAGATACCTGGCCAAAGAGATGGAGCAGCAGCACAGAACCAAATTCCGATCCCTCTCCCAGGAGTTCCTGGACACCTGCGGATCAGATCCCAGCAAGTGTCTGCAGAGGGTCATGAGGGAACTAGTGGGAGATGGGAAACTGAACTGGGGAAGGGTGGTCTCCATCTTCACTTTTACTGGAGTGCTGGCCAGTGAGCTTCTGTCCAGAGGAGAGAAATCAGAGTGCCCCCGGAGACTGGCCGAGACCATCGCCGACTACCTTGGAGGGGAAAAACAGGATTGGCTGGTGGAAAACGGTGGCTGG GagggtttctgcaggtttttcCACAACGCAAGACAGCTGAACCAAGAGTCTTCGATGAAGACAGCACTGTTTGCAGCAGCAGGAGTGGGTTTAGCTGGTCTAACCTTTCTCTTAGTACGCTAA